CAGTAATCATGATTTCACTAGGCTCAATTATCATACAGCCAATTACTGATAAAAGCATTGGACGGACAGCAGTTGCAACGGGTATCCTTGTTGTTTCTTTAATTATTGTTGAATATTTACAAGTAAAGTCGAATGCATTTGAGAAGTTTATTACAGGAAAAGCAAAAGTTGTTATTGAAAATGGCCAACCTGTAGAAGAAACGTTAAAAAAACTAAGGCTAACTGTCGATCAGTTGGAAATACGGCTAAGACAACAAGGAATAGGGGAAATTTCAGATGTGAAAACTGCCACACTGGAAGCTAATGGTCAATTAGGCTATGAGTTAATTCGCGAAGCAAAGCCATTAACAATTGGTGAATTCGAGAAATTAATGGATAATTATATGAAGTCAAATCAACCTGTGAATTCACCTTTATTCAATCAATTGCACCAGGAACAAAATCAAAAGCAAAAGCAACAACCGCAACAAAATGGAAACATATTTGGTGAAGTGAAACAAAATCAAAATAACAATCCTAACCCGACACATTTGCAATAACTATATAAAAATTGATGGACTCCATTACTGGAGTTCTTTTTCACGTTATTGTACAATTTGGAATGAAAGAAAGGATGATTAGATGCTAGCAAGAAAAACAGCAATCGTAACAGGAGCAACACGAGGGATTGGAAAAGCAATCGCTGCTAAGCTTACTGAAGAAAAAATGAATGTCGTATTAGTCGGAAGTTCAAATGAAATCTATAAAGTTGAAGAAGAATTAAAAGGTAAAGGTTGTAATGTTACTGCAATCCAAGCTGACATTTCAAATGAGCAGCAAGTAAAAGAAGCAGTTGAAACAACTATCAATACATACGGTTCGCTTGATTTATTAGTTAATAATGCCGGAGTTGGCTTCTTTAAATTAGCTGAAGAAACAACGTTAGAAGAATGGCAGAAACTATTTGAAGTTAATGTCCAAGGTGTTTTCTTATGTATGAAGGCAGTACTTCCTCATATGAAAGAAAAGCGCGCTGGTACTATTATTACGATTTCATCTGATGTGGCACGTCGTACCATTGCTAATGGATCAGCATACACTGCCTCTAAATATGCAGTGCAAGGATTTTCAGGAGCAGTTTCACAGGAAGTCAGAGAATATGGCATTCGTGTAGGGACGATAAATCCTGGAATGGTCGACACTTACTTTAACAATTCGCAACAAGGGGTACCAGAAAAAGAGGATTGGCTAAAAGTAGAAGATGTTGCTAATGCTGTTGTTTATATGGCTAGTGCACCAAAACATATGGTTGTTGATGAACTTATGCTCCACCCGCTTATTCAAGAATATCCAAATGTATAAGGAATAAAAGAAAGGACGGCCAATTGGCGCGTCCTTTTATTGAACTTTTGTTATCGTGTAATCTCCGCGATCTGTTCGAAGATGAATCATATTATTATCGATATCCACATTATAAACTTCTCCCATAGCTATCTCGTAGCTGGACATTGGAAGGTCCGCAGTCATACTATCCATGATTACTTCACCATCGCCTTGTAATCGAATGACATACGGAGATATGTACCCATCCATTGTTGGCTGATTTTGCATAAAGTCTGTTGCACTTAACTGAACAGATGTTTCATCAAAGTCACCATTTTCCACTTTTCTTACTAGTAATTTACTACCTTGCCATCCCTCTAAGTTTTGTAACACTTCGGCAACTTGAATGCCCCAAGGATTTGTCATTTTCTTCACCTCAGTAAATAGTCTCACCATCTGTACTATTGAATATACTTTCGCAGATCATCCATGAAAGACAAGAAACATGAATCAATCGTAACTCTCATACATTTAAATAAAGAGATATGGAAGGGAGTATTATTAATGGATGAAAAAGTAAGTAAGGACCTGCAATACGCCATAGATGAAATAACGGAAATCGCGACAGGTTTTGGATTAGATTTTTATCCGATGCGATATGAAATATGTCCAGCTGAAATTATTTACACATTTGGTGCATACGGTATGCCAACAAGGTTTTCCCATTGGAGTTTTGGAAAACAATTTCATAAAATGAAAATCCATTATGACCTAGGCTTAAGTAAAATATATGAGCTGGTCATTAATTCCAATCCTTGCTATGCATTTTTATTGGATACAAATAGCTTAATACAAAATAAGTTAATAGTAGCTCACGTACTCGCCCATTGTGACTTCTTCAAAAATAATGTCCGGTTTTCTAATACGAAACGAGATATGGTTGATAGCATGGCCGCAACTGCAGAACGGATTAAGCATTATGAGCATGTGTACGGGAAAGAAGAAGTGGAAACATTTTTAGATGCTATTTTAGCTATCCAAGAGCATATTGATCCGTCATTACTCCGTCCTAAATTACAATGGAGTATCGATGAAGAAGAAAGTGAAGAACAAACGAAAAATCAAGGAGATTCAGCTTATGCTGATCTTTGGGCATTGGATAAAGATAATAAAGAAGAAAAGCCTACTAAAAGGAAAAAGAAACTCCCACCTAAACCTGAAAAAGATATTCTATTATTTATTGAACAATATAGTCGAGATTTAGAAGAGTGGCAACGTGATATTTTAACAATGATGCGCCAAGAAATGCTTTACTTTTGGCCACAATTAGAAACGAAAATCATGAACGAAGGCTGGGCTTCGTACTGGCATGCAAAAATATTGCAAGAGATGGATTTAGATTCAAGTGAAGCAATCGAGTTCGCTAAGTTAAATGCCAATGTTGTGCAACCGTCACGGACGCAAATTAATCCTTACTACCTTGGCGTGCAAATTTTTAAGGATATTGAAGAACGCTATAATAACCCAACAGAAGAAATGATAAAACGAGGAGTTAAGCCTGGGAGCGGACGTGAAAAAATGTTTGAAGTGCGAGAAATCGAGTCAGACATTTCCTTTCTGAGAAACTACTTAACGAAAGATCTCGTTCACCGCGAAGATATGTACCTTTTCCAAAAGCAAGGTCGCGACTACAAAATAGTAGATAAAGATTGGGAAAATGTCCGTGATCAACTCGTTAGTATGCGTGTAAATGGAGGATTTCCTTACATTACAGTAAATGATGGTGATTATCTTAAAAGCGGAGAACTTTACTTAAAACATCATTATGAAGGCATTGAATTAGATTTAAAGTATTTGGAAAAAGTTATGCCGTATATTCATCAGCTTTGGGGAAGACCGGTTCATATGGAAACTTTTTATGAAGAACGGTCAGTAGTATTTACGTATGAAGGAAAAAAGGTCCATAAAAAATATTTATAGGATTAAGAAGCAATTCGGATGGTTAGCCCATGCTGAGTTGCTTTTTTTTATAGTTTTCTCTATGAAACTATAATAATAGGTAGTAGATTATTCTGCTTATAAAAAAACATAAATGATATAAAAGCAAAAAAATCTATTGACTATTACATTTAATGTTAATATAATTGGAATTACGAAAGCGCTTTCGGTAGCGCTTCCATAAACATCGAGGTGTAATAAATATGGTTACTATATACGACATTGCAAAGAAAACAGGCTTTTCAGTAACTACAGTGTCTAAAGCATTAAACGATTATAAAGATATTAGTCAGAAGACGAAAAAGAAAATCCTCGATGCTGTTGATGAACTTGGATACCTTCCTAACTCTCATGCTAGAACGCTGACAACAAAGAAGTCTTGGACAATCGGCGTTGTATTCGTAGAATCGTTAGGTATCGGTATGAAGCACCCATTCTTTAATGCAGTTATTGAAAGTTTTAGACAAAATGTAGAAACAGCTGGATATGACTTATTGTTTGTATCTAGAAGTATTAGTAACAAGCAAAAAAGTTACTTGGAACACTTCATGTATAGGGGCGTTGATGGAGTTGTCATTGTCTGCTCTACCTATAATGACAAACAAGTCCAAGAATTAATGGATAATCCACTGCCTACAGTAGTTATTGATTTAAAAAGTGATAAGTCTAGTGTTGTTTTCTCTGACAATAGATGTGGGAGTAAGATGGCGGTCGAATACTTGTATTCGTTAGGTCATCGAAAAATCGCTCATATATCTGGCCATTCATCTACTTTTGCAGGAGAACAAAGAAAACTAGGTTTTGTCGAAGCGCTAAATGAGCTAAATTTGCCCGTTACTCAAGAATATATTGTCGATGGTAAATTTTTCTCGCGTGAAAATGGCTACAGTGCAATGGAACAACTACTAAAGTTATCTGATCCACCTACAGCAATTTTTGCCGCTGGTGATAATCTTGCTATCGGAGCTATTGAAGCAATTCGAGATGCAGGTTTTGAAGTTCCACAGGATTTTTCAGTCATTGGCTTTGATGATATTGAACTTTCAAAGTATGTTAATCCACCTTTGACAACTATTAAACAAGATACAAGTTTGATAGGTGAAAAGGCAGGAGAACTATTGCTGAAACAAATTAATGATAAAGCAAAAAATAATGAAAGTTTGACAATACCAGTTGAATTAATTATTAGAAAATCTTGTAGAAAAATATAATTTTTTATTTTGATGAATATGAAACCGGTTTCGGAACGAAAGCTATAGTGAAAACTAGAATGGTTGTATATATCATCTTAATAAAATTATATTTATGTGATTTTCGAAACCGGTTTAGTTGATGTATTAACTTTGTTAGTTAAAGACTTTCGGGTCTTTCTAAAATAAAAACAAAAAAGATAATGGGGGTACAAAAAATGAAGAAATTTTTAAGTCTTTTTCTTACTCTTACTTTATTAGTAGGTGTTTTCGCTGGATGTTCTTCAGACGAAGGTAGCTCAGACGATATTTTAAGAGTATGGTCATTTACTGATGAATTACAAGAACCAATTACAATTTTTGAAGAAAGACATGGTGTGACGGTTGAATTCACTATCATTCCAACGGCTGACTATCCAACAAAGTTAAAGCCAGTTCTTGAAAGTGGAGTTGGTGCTCCTGACGTATTTACAGGTGAAATTGCCTTCTTAAAGCAATGGACAGAACGTAACTACTGGGAAAACTTATCTGCTGCACCATACAATGCTGATGAGTTAGCAGGAGATTTTGTACCTTATGTATTTGATTTAGGTAAAGATGCTGACGGTAATGTAAAAGCACTTTCTTGGCAAACAACTCCAGGAGGAGTATTCTACCGCCGTAGTATCGCTAAAGATGTTCTTGGTACTGACGATCCTGCAAAAGTAGGACAAATGATGTCTTCATGGGATGGATTATTTGAAGTCGGTGAAAAATTAAAGCAAGACGGATATCGTTTATTCCCAGATGAAGGTGCACTTCGTTGGTTTGCTAAAGGGGAAGACCCACAACCATGGGTTAACGAAAATAATGAGTTAATTATGACGCAATCGAAATTAGATTATTTTGATAATGCTAAAAAGTTACGCCAAAAAGATTACACTGCATTCGCTCCTGAATGGTCACCATCTTGGTTCGCAGCTATGAATGGACCAATCGCTTATAACGGTGGTTGGGAAGAAGTAAATGAAGAAGCAGATGATAAAACAGAAGTATTTGCTTATGCTTTACCTACATGGGGATTACACCACGTATTAAAAGCTAATGCTGAAGATACAGCTGGAGATTGGGCTTTAACTTCAGGTCCTACACCTTATTTCTGGGGTGGAACTTGGGTTGGTATTTACAGTGGTTCTGAAAAGAAAGATCTAGCATGGGAATTCGTAAAAATGATGACACATGATGAAGAATTCTTAACTGATTGGGCACTAAAAACTGGAGATGTTTTATCTTATCTACCTGTTACAAACAAAATTAAAGATGATTTTAGTGATGAGTTCTTAAGCGGACAAAACAACTATACTTTCTTCCTTGAAGAAGCGAAGAAAATTGAGCCTGGAATTGTTACTAAGTATGATCAACAACTTGATACATTATTCGGTGGGAAAATCCTTGAGTATGTAGAAGGTAAATTAACAAAAGAAGAAGCATTAGAGGAGTTTTATAAAGCTGTAAAGAATGCTTATCCAGATATTAAAACACCTAATAACTAAGAACACATAAGCAAATAAAGAAAGGGATAGAAGTCTCGATTTCTATCCCTTTTTCTTTCAACATAAAGAAAGAAGGAGAGCTTTATGAAAAAACTAGATTATAAAGGCTATTATTTTATAGCACCATTCTTTTTGGTGTTTGCAATATTTAGTATTTATCCAATACTTTTAACTTTTTATTATACATTTACTCGTTATGAAGGATATGGAGAACCAGTTTTTATTGGACTTGAAAATTATGCCCGAATTTTAACTGACACTTACTTTTTAGAGGCATTTATTAATACATGGAAAATTTGGGGATTTAACTTTGCCCTGCAACTAGGTATAGCTTTACTTCTAGCAGCTTTATTTTCAGATCTTCGATTTAAAGTTAAAGGGCTTGGCTTTTTCAGAGCAATTTTTTACTTGCCAAACTTAATTACTATTAGTTCAGTAGCAATTTTATTTAGCATTATGTTAGATTGGCAATATGGATCAATAAATCAATTCTTAATGAAGCTTGGAATTATTAATGATCCAATTAATTGGCTAAATTCACCATTTACAGCTCAAGTTTCGGTATCGTTAATTTTAACTTGGATGTGGTTTGGATATACGTTTATTGTATTAATGGCAGGGGTATCGGGTATATCAAAAGAGTACTATGAAGCCGCACTAATAGATGGTGCAAATAGATGGCAAACATTTATTTATATTACATTGCCCCTATTAAAACCAATTATGTTATATGTGTTAATTACATCATTAATCGGTGGACTGCAATTATTTGATTTACCAATGTTGTTAACAGATGGTCTAGGTAGTCCGGAAGGCTCGTTAAATACGATGGTTTTATATCTATATAACCAAGCTTTTAAGTACAATAACTATGGATATGCAGCAACAATTGCATACGCATTATTCTTAATCACTGTAGTTTTCTCAGTGATAATATTTAAATCGATGTATCGCGATGTTAAATTGTCTAAAAAGAGGGGGAATATGTAATGAAGAAAAAAAACAGATTTAGTAAACCAATTATATATATTCTCTTAATTCTTTTAGCGATTATTAGCTTCATTCCATTCTATATGATGATTGTAAATGCTACGAGAGACAATAAAGACATTCTTATGGGCTTCACTTTCGTACCTGGAAGTAGTTTGATTGATAACTACAAAACGATGATGGAATATGTCAACATTTGGAATGGTTTTAAAAATAGTTTGATTGTATCCATATCTGTTACGGTGCTTAGTGGATATTTTTCAGCGCTAACAGCGTTTGGGTTTGCAGTTTATAATTTTAAAGGAAAAAATATTCTGTTCCTGTTTATGTTATTAATGATGATGGTTCCTGGGCAACTAGGTTTAATTGGATTTTACGAATTAAATAAAGTACTAGGCACGCTTGATTCCTTTATTCCTTTAATTGTTCCTTCTATTGCAAGTCCGTTTGTCGTGTTTTTCTTAAGACAATATCTTAGCTCAACAATGCATCCTGCACTATTAGAAGCAGCTAGAATAGATGGAGCAAGTGAATTTAAAATCTTCCATTCTATTGCTCTACCAATCATGATGCCAGCAGTTGCAACAATGTCAATCTTTACTTTTATCGGATCTTGGAATAACTACATCGTTCCTTTAGTTGTATTATTTTCACCTGAAAAGTATACATTGCCAGTATTAATGGGCTTCTTAAAAGGCTCACAAGTTGCACAAAACTTAGGTTCGTTATATCTTGGAATTGCAATATCAGTAGTTCCAATTATGATTGCGTTCTTATTCTTCTCTAAATATATTATAAGTAGTATTTCAGCAGGATCTGTAAAAGAATAGAAAAGAGGTAGGTTAATTTGAAATTAAAATTTTCAAAGGACTTTATATTCGGTACGGCAACATCTTCCTACCAAATAGAAGGTGCTATCAATGAAGGCGGAAGAACTCCTTCTATATGGGATACTTTTTCTGAGACTCCTGGGAAAGTATTAAATGGAGATACTGGAGCAATTGCTTGTGACCACTATCATCGATATGAAGAAGATATCGAGATTATTAAAAGTTTAGGTGTTGATTCATACCGTTTTTCGATTGCTTGGCCAAGGATCTTTCCTAAAGATGGAGAGTATAACGCTGAAGGTATGGAGTTTTATAAAAACCTATCTATGAAACTTGTAGAAGCTGGTATTAAGCCATTTGTAACACTATATCATTGGGATATGCCACAGTGGGCGCATGAAAAAGGTGGATGGGTTAGTAGAGACTCTGTACAGTGGTTTAAAGAATTCGCAGAAAAATGTTTTGAAGAGTTAGATGAATATGTAGGAATGTGGATTACACATAATGAACCATGGTGTGCGGCACTTCTAGGGTACCATCAAGGAGTTCATGCACCTGGGCATACAAATATGGAAGAAGCATTAAAAGCTGCACATCATATTATGTTATCTCATGGTGAAGCAGTAAAATTATATAAAGAAGAGATGAAACTTAAAAAGTCCATAGGTATAACGTTGAACCTATCACCTGTATATGGTGCTAGTGATAGTCAAAATGATCAATTAGCTGCCAATAACTTAGATGGATATGTAAACCGCTGGTTCCTTGATCCAATCCTTAAAGGTAACTATCCAATGGACATGATGAATTTATATTCTAAATATGTTCATTCTTATGACTTCATTAAAGAAGGAGACTTAGAGTTAATTGCCTATCCATCAGACTTCCTTGGAATTAACTTTTATAACCGCCAGTTAGTAGAGTTTCATTCTGCTTCAGACTTTTTATTTAAGTCAGCATATTCCGATTATCCAAAATCAGGTATGGGTTGGGACATTTCTCCAAAGGAGTTTAAAGAACTAATTTATAGACTTCGTGAAGAATATACTGACTTACCTATTTATATTACAGAAAACGGAGCTGCCTTTGATGACGTATTAGAGGAAGATGGAACTGTTCATGATAAAGATAGAGTTAGCTATGTGGAACAACATCTAACTGCTGTTGCTGAGTTAAATAATGAGGGACATAATATCGCTGGATACTATTTATGGTCTTTATTAGATAATTTTGAATGGGCATTTGGCTACGAAAAGCGCTTTGGAATAACGTATGTAGATTTTGACACGCAAAAACGTTACTTAAAAGATAGCGCAAAAAGATATACAGAAATAGTAAAAGCAAGAGAAATATAAAATTTTTTTGAATATTCACGAAACCGATTTCGTTAATTAAATGGAGTGAGTAAATTGAACTATACCCCAAAAGAAGACCGCTATGAAAAAATGATTTATAACTATTGTGGCAATAGTGGCTTAAAGCTTCCTGCAATATCGTTAGGTCTATGGCATAACTTTGGCAAAAACGACGACTTTGAAAACGCTCGAAAAATGATTCAAACTGCTTTTGACTTAGGGATTACACATTTTGATTTAGCTAACAATTATGGTCCACCTGCAGGTAGTGCGGAAGAAACATTTGGTGAAATTTTACGAAGCGACTTAGACGGTTATCGCGATGAACTGTTAATTTCAACGAAGGCCGGATATGGAATGTGGGAAGGCCCATACGGAGATTGGGGTTCAAGAAAATATTTAATATCTAGTCTTGACCAGAGCTTGAAGCGTTTAGGGTTAGACTATGTGGATATTTTTTATTCACATCGGTTTGACCCAAACACTCCATTGGAGGAAACAATCGGTGCATTAGACCAAATTGTGAAACAAGGAAAAGCATTATATGTAGGAATTTCTAATTACCCTGCACAAGAAACAAAACGTGCCTCCGAGCTATTAAAGGAGCTAAAAACTCCTTTTATTATCCATCAGCCAGCCTATTCGATGTTCAATCGCTGGGTTGAAGATGGTTTAACGGATGTACTAGAACAAGAAGGGCTAGGAGCAATTGCATTCCAACCTCTTGCCCAAGGGTTATTAACTAATAAATACTTAAATGAAATGCCGAAAGACTCTAGAGCTGCAAGTGAAAGTGTATTTTTAAATCAACATGATTTAACAGAAGAAAAATTAATGCAAGTTCGAAAATTGAATGATATAGCTCAAGAGCGAGGACAAAGTCTAGCACAAATGGCAATTGCTTGGGTGTTACGCAAGAAAACGATTGCCTCGGCATTAATTGGAGCTAGTCGTCCAAGCCAAATTATTGAAAATGTTGAGGCTATTTCTCATTTAGAGTTTAGTGAAGAGGAACTTCAAAAAATTGATAAAATTATAAATGCTTAAACAGCTTTAGAGGCTAGGAGTGTTATGAATGTCAGTAGTAAAAATGATTCTAACAGCTAAAGATTCAGAAGATCGTTTGACGGAAAAACATAGTGTTAAATTCACTGAAAATAATAGTGAAAATGCGGATATTTTAATTGATTCTGCAACAACATATCAAAAGATTTTAGGATTTGGTGGAGCGTTTACAGAAGCAACTGCCTATACTCTTTCACAAATGTCGAGAGACAAAAGAAGTGAAGCTATTAAAAGCTATTTCGACCAAAAGGACGGCTTAGGATATACGATCGGAAGAGTCCATATTCACAGTTGTGATTTTGCATTAGAGAATTACACATATGTGGAAGATAATGACGTCGAGTTGAAATCATTTAATATTGAAAGAGATTATAAGTGGGTTATTCCAATGATTAAGGATGCAATGGAAGCGAAGGGAAGTTCTATTCCTTTACTAGCATCGCCATGGAGTCCACCTGCTTGGATGAAAACGAATAATGAAATGAACCATGGTGGTAAGTTGCTACCTGAATATAGAGATACATGGGCAACATATTATACGAAGTTTATTGATGCATACCAAAGTGAAGGATTAGATGTTTGGGGAATTACAATTCAAAATGAACCAGCAGCTGTTCAAGTTTGGGACTCTTGTATTTATTCAGCAGAGGAAGAAAGAGACTTCGTAAAAAATCACCTAGGTCCAATTATGCATAAAAACGGACATGAAGATGTAAAAATAATCATTTGGGACCATAATCGAGACATTATTGTTGAACGTGCTTCAACAGTATTGGAAGATCCTGAAGCTGCAAAGTATGTTTGGGGTACAGGTATTCACTGGTATGTTAGTGAAGAATTTGAAAAGGTAGGCGAAGTTCACGACCGTTTCCCTGACAAACATTTACTATTTACCGAAGGATGCCAAGAAGGTGGCGTAAAGCTTGGGGAATGGTTTACAGGTGAACGTTATGGTAGAAATATGATTGGTGACTTAAATAACTGGGTGGAAGGCTATTTAGATTGGAACATGGTCCTTAATGAAGAAGGTGGGCCAAATCACGTTCGCAACCTATGTGACGCACCTATCATAGCTGATACACAGACAAATGAGTTGCATTATAACAGTTCTTATTATTATATTGGTCATTTTAGTAAATACGTTCGCCCTAATGCGATGAGAATTAAAGTGACGAACAAAAATAAACAACTTCAAACAACAGGTTTCCTTAATGAAGATGGAACTCTAGCAATTATTGTAATGAATGAGACGGATAATACTAGTATTTTCTCTATGGGGTACAAAGGGCAAAGTTGTCAATTAGAGTTACCGCCACATTCTATTGCTACCTATTTGTTTGAAAAGTAAAAACTATAAAAATGATGTTTGGGGTGAAGGTTAATTAATCTTCACCTTATTCATATGACATGATTAATGAGGTGGAAAAATTAATGTCTAATAAAAAATACTCATTCGATGAAAAGAATAGATTTGTAATCGAGGATTATGATAAAGCGAAGACGTTTTCTAGCTTTTTACCTGGTATCGCTGGTGTAAAAGGAATACCAATGTGGACTTTTTACGTGAACCGTGGACAAGGAATTTGTAGTTTTGGTGTAAAAGATAAAAACTCACCGATTATGGAGTTTTCACCTGCCAATATTGCCTATAAAAATGTTCCTGTTAGTGGTTTTCGAACATTTATTAAGCTAAAAGATACTGGAAAAGTCATTGAGCCTTTTGCTCCTACTCCCATTAATCCAAAGATAAAAAGAAACATGTATGTTAGTGCGAACCAACTTACGATTGAAGAAGTAAATAACGTGGAAGGGCTTAAAGTAACGGTAGACTATTTTAATATTCCTGAAACAAACTTTGCTGGTTTAGTTCGTAAAGTAGTAATCACTAACCTTAAAGGTGAAGATGTTGAGGTTGAAGTACTTGATGGAATGCCAGAAATACTTCCATATGGTGTTGAGAATGCCGCTTATAAAGAAGTTGGAAATCTCTTAAGAAGTTGGATGGAAGTATACAACATGGAAAATCAAATTCCATACTACCATGTTAGAGCGAGCATGGGCGATGAAGCAGAGGTTTCTGAAGTAACAAAAGGCCATTTCTACTTAACTTTTACAGAAGAGGAAAAGTTGATTACGCCAATTGTTGATGCAGAATTAGTATTTGGACAAGATCAATCGTTGCAAAATCCAGAAAGGTTTATGAGTAATTCGTTAACAGAAATCATGAATTCTTCACAAGTAACGGCAAATAAAGTTCCATGTGGTTTTACACCTACAACTAGCAAGATTGGTTCGAATAAAAGTCATACGATTTGCAGTATTATTGGACATGTATCGTCGATTGAACTAATTCAGAACCAAGTAGATGAAATGACTAGTATTAACTTCATTGAAGAGAAGCAAAGGGTAGCAAACGAGTTAGTTAAGGAGTTAACAAATACAATAAATACGTCAACATCATCAAATGTGTTTAATGAGTACGCACGCCAAAGTTATTTAGATAACTTACTCCGAGGCGGCTACCCTTATATTTTGGAAAATGGCAAAGATGGATTCGTTTATCATTTATTTTCTAGAAAACATGGAGATTTAGAGCGCGACTATAACTTTTTCTCGATAGCTCCGGAATACTATTCGCAAGGAAACGGTAATTTCCGTGATGCTAACCAAAATAGAAGAAATGATATTTACTTTAATCCTAAAGTGGGAAGATTTAATGTCAAAATGTTTATGAGCTTAATCCAAGCAGATGGTTATAATCCACTTTCTGTTGAAGGATGTTCATTTACAATTAAAAACGACAATAAAGCAAGTGTTAAGGACTTGCTTGAACGATATGTAAATAGTCATAAGCAAGAGTTAGAAAAGCTTTTGCAAGGTAAGTTTACACCAGGTAAAATCGTAAACTATTTGACAAACGAAAATGTTGATTTATCAATAAGTGAAGATGAGTTTCTTGTTGAAGTATTAAAACTTTCAGAGCAAAATATCGAAGCAAGCTTTGGTGAAGGCTTTTGGGTAGACCATTGGACATATAATATGGACTTGGTTGAAAGCTATCTAGATATTTATCCTGAACAATTAGAAGATTTTATGTTTGTTGATAGCAGTTATACTTTCTTTGATAGCCCAGTATACGTCCTACCAAGAAGTGAAAAGTATGTATTATCAAAAGGTAAGGTAAGACAATACGGTTCAATCTTAGAAGATGAAGAAAAAATGGAAAAGCTAGGTATTTCATTAAATGATACAAACTGGTTACGAACGAATCATGGCTTAGGGGATATTTATAAGACAAACTTATTTGTTAAGTTAGTATCATTGTCTTTAAATAAGTTTGCTACTTTAGATCCTTTTGG
This genomic interval from Lottiidibacillus patelloidae contains the following:
- a CDS encoding GH1 family beta-glucosidase, translated to MKLKFSKDFIFGTATSSYQIEGAINEGGRTPSIWDTFSETPGKVLNGDTGAIACDHYHRYEEDIEIIKSLGVDSYRFSIAWPRIFPKDGEYNAEGMEFYKNLSMKLVEAGIKPFVTLYHWDMPQWAHEKGGWVSRDSVQWFKEFAEKCFEELDEYVGMWITHNEPWCAALLGYHQGVHAPGHTNMEEALKAAHHIMLSHGEAVKLYKEEMKLKKSIGITLNLSPVYGASDSQNDQLAANNLDGYVNRWFLDPILKGNYPMDMMNLYSKYVHSYDFIKEGDLELIAYPSDFLGINFYNRQLVEFHSASDFLFKSAYSDYPKSGMGWDISPKEFKELIYRLREEYTDLPIYITENGAAFDDVLEEDGTVHDKDRVSYVEQHLTAVAELNNEGHNIAGYYLWSLLDNFEWAFGYEKRFGITYVDFDTQKRYLKDSAKRYTEIVKAREI
- the mgrA gene encoding L-glyceraldehyde 3-phosphate reductase, whose translation is MNYTPKEDRYEKMIYNYCGNSGLKLPAISLGLWHNFGKNDDFENARKMIQTAFDLGITHFDLANNYGPPAGSAEETFGEILRSDLDGYRDELLISTKAGYGMWEGPYGDWGSRKYLISSLDQSLKRLGLDYVDIFYSHRFDPNTPLEETIGALDQIVKQGKALYVGISNYPAQETKRASELLKELKTPFIIHQPAYSMFNRWVEDGLTDVLEQEGLGAIAFQPLAQGLLTNKYLNEMPKDSRAASESVFLNQHDLTEEKLMQVRKLNDIAQERGQSLAQMAIAWVLRKKTIASALIGASRPSQIIENVEAISHLEFSEEELQKIDKIINA
- a CDS encoding carbohydrate ABC transporter permease translates to MKKKNRFSKPIIYILLILLAIISFIPFYMMIVNATRDNKDILMGFTFVPGSSLIDNYKTMMEYVNIWNGFKNSLIVSISVTVLSGYFSALTAFGFAVYNFKGKNILFLFMLLMMMVPGQLGLIGFYELNKVLGTLDSFIPLIVPSIASPFVVFFLRQYLSSTMHPALLEAARIDGASEFKIFHSIALPIMMPAVATMSIFTFIGSWNNYIVPLVVLFSPEKYTLPVLMGFLKGSQVAQNLGSLYLGIAISVVPIMIAFLFFSKYIISSISAGSVKE
- a CDS encoding glycoside hydrolase family 30 protein; this encodes MSVVKMILTAKDSEDRLTEKHSVKFTENNSENADILIDSATTYQKILGFGGAFTEATAYTLSQMSRDKRSEAIKSYFDQKDGLGYTIGRVHIHSCDFALENYTYVEDNDVELKSFNIERDYKWVIPMIKDAMEAKGSSIPLLASPWSPPAWMKTNNEMNHGGKLLPEYRDTWATYYTKFIDAYQSEGLDVWGITIQNEPAAVQVWDSCIYSAEEERDFVKNHLGPIMHKNGHEDVKIIIWDHNRDIIVERASTVLEDPEAAKYVWGTGIHWYVSEEFEKVGEVHDRFPDKHLLFTEGCQEGGVKLGEWFTGERYGRNMIGDLNNWVEGYLDWNMVLNEEGGPNHVRNLCDAPIIADTQTNELHYNSSYYYIGHFSKYVRPNAMRIKVTNKNKQLQTTGFLNEDGTLAIIVMNETDNTSIFSMGYKGQSCQLELPPHSIATYLFEK